GGGATTGAACTCAACGACATCACCATCACCGGCGGCATGAGCATCGACCGTACCCACCGCCCGGCAGATCGCTCTGCGGTAGGCGGCTTCCTGATCAGTGGCCTGGTAAAAAACATCAACAAGCGTGAAATCGAGGTGTTGCTGGAAACGTCCGTATCGGAAATTCTCTTTGAGAATGGCGCGGTGACCGGGGTGAAAGTGGTCGATGAGTACAACGACAGCCGGATCCTGAATGCGAAAAGCGTGATTGTCGCCACCGGGGGGTTCAGCGCCAACCGCGAGATGGTCGTGAAGTATCGTCCCGAACTGGATGGCTTCGTCACTACCAACCACAAAGGGGCGACAGGCAGTGGTATCGCTATACTGCAGCAGATTGGTGCCAATACTGTAGACATGGGCGAAATCCAGATTCACCCGACTGTGGAACAGACAACCTCCTATCTGATTTCGGAAGCCATTCGTGGCGGCGGTGCCATACTGGTCAGCCAGGCTGGTCATCGCTTCTTCAACGAGATGGAGACCCGTGACAAAGTGTCTGCAGAGATCATTGCGCTACCAGAGAAGAGTGCCTGGGTGATATTTGATGAACAGGTTCGCCTCAATAACAAAGCGGCGGATGAATATATCGCCAAAGGCTTTGTGGTCAGTTCTCCTTCCCCGCAGGAACTGGCGGTGAAGCTGAATATGGATATGCATGCCCTGCTGGCGACGCTTGAGCGTTATAACCTCTTTGTTGATAAGCAGGAGGATGAAGACTTCGGGCGTAAAACAGCGCTGCGTCACCCGCTGAATCAGGGGCCGTTTTATGCCATCCGCGTTGCACCGGGCGTGCACCACACCATGGGCGGCGTTACGATCAACACCGATACAGCGGTGCTGGACAGCCAGAAACAGGTGATTAAAGGTGCCTGGGCGGCCGGGGAAGTGGTAGGCGGCATCCACGGGGCTAACCGTATCGGCGGAAATGCCGTGGCGGATATCATTATCTTCGGCATTGTGGCAGGGCGTAATGCGGCGGCGCTTGCCAGGCACTGACCGGTGAAAAAGGGGGGCGCGTGTCCCGGCTCCCTTTTATCAAACCCTTCCACTAACCAGCTACAGCAGGGTGACCCTCATGTCGGATGAAGAACGCGTTTATACCTACTCCGCTGTGTTAATGGGTTCGCCCATCCTGCTCAAACTGTTTGAACACAATGAAGCGCTTGCGGGCAGGGTGTTCAGGCTGATTAAACAGCAGGAGATTTTGCTGACGGTTAACCGCGCGCACTCTGAGGTGATGTCGGTGAATCATGCCGCTGGCGATGGCCCGGTGGTGGTCAGTCAGCCCGTGTTTGACCTGATTGCGCAGGCCCTGGCGGTGAGTTTGCAGCCGGGTAGCCTGTTTAACTTCACCATTGGCCCGCTGGTGAAGCGCTGGAAAATTGGCTTTCAGGGCAACAGCATCCCCCCGGCCGCTGAACTCCAGGCCCTGCGGCCTTTACTCAATCCTCAGCTCGTTATCCTCGATCCCCGGAGCCGTTCCGTGTTCCTGCAAAAAAGCGGGATGGAGATAGATCTGGGTGCCATCGCTAAAGGCTATATTGCTGATTTGGTCCGCGATTTCCTGCGTCAGGAAGGCGTGCAGGGGGCGTTGATCAATCTGGGTGGCAACGTTCAGACTCTGGGCAGCCCGCCAGACGGAACAGGGTGGGGAATCGGCCTGAAAAAGCCCTTCGCGGCGGCAGAGGCTTTAATTGGGGTTATCAACGTCAGCGACAAATCGGTAGTAACCTCGGGCATTTATGAGCGCTATTTTGAACTGGAGGGGCGGTGTTATCACCATATTCTTGACCCTGACACCGGCTATCCGCTGGAAAACGAATTGCTCAGCGTCACGGTCATCTCTGAAGACTCCATAGACGGCGACATCAACACCACGCTGTTATATGGCATGGGGGTGGAAAAAGGCCTGGCTTATCTCTCTACCCGCCCCGAAATTGAAGCCCTGTTTGTTACCCGGGACCAGCAGGTCATCTGCTCATCACAGCGTCAGTTCCGTTTTACGCTGCTGGATCCGCAATTTCGTACCCGCTGAACAATCCCTGCTACTCACAAAATTTTCTGAGCAGGGCGCTCTGTTCAGCCTGCAGGCGATAATGATAGACCGGCCTGCCGGTTAAACCGTAATGCAGATTAGTAGAGAGGATTTTACGCTGAGCCAGCCAGATCAGGTACTTGCGGCAGGAGACGCGGGAGATTGCCACGGCGGCCGCCAGATCGTCAGTGGAGAATTCGCTGTCGTGATGCGCATCAATCCACAAACAGAGCGTGCGCAGGGTCTGCGGGGTCAGGCCTTTTGGCAGGCGGTGCGCATCCGCATTATCCTGGGGATTTCCGTGCAAAAGCGCATCCACATCGGCCTGCTCATAGAACGGGTGATTATCCTTAAGCGACTTTTTGCGTTGCCAGCCGGTCAGCGCCTCTTCAAACCGGGCGAACTGGAAGGGTTTAATCAGGTAATCCACCACGCCATAGTGTAATGACTGCTGAATTGTCTGCGCATCGGCAGCGGAAGAGATAACAATCACATCAATGCTGCGCTTTGCCGCACGCACTTCCGGCAACAAATCCAGACCGTTCTCCTGCTGCATATAAATATCGAGCAGGATCAGGTCAATGGGCACTTCATTGTTGAGTATCAGCTCCCGGGCCTGTTTCAGCGTCGGCGCAACGCCACAGCAGGCAAATCCGGGGATTTGACCGATGTAGCAGCGGTTCAGTTCGGCCACCATCGCATCATCATCAACGACTAACACATTTAGCATGCGCTTATGTTTCCTCCATCCCACGGCAGTTGTACTAAGAATTGGGTATAAACCCCAGGCTCGGACTCTACAATAATTTCGCCGCCAAGGCTCAGAGTTTGCTGTTTACTGAGGAATAAACCGACGCCACGCTGTTCACCCTTGGACGACACCCCTTTCTCAAAGATGGCCTCAATCTGCCCTGGGGGAATACCCGGCCCGTCATCGCTGACTTCGCAACTCAGCCAGCCATTCTGATAGTGTAGCAACACGTTGACTTCTCCGTCGGGCTGCTGGCCCAGCGCATCCAGCGCATTTTCAATCAGGTTGCCAAGCACGGTAATCAGCACTGAGACCTGCTGTTCACTCCCGCCGTCGGGCAGGAAGCTCTCTTCGCTGAGGGTCAGGCGATGGCCCTGATCCGAAGCGTGACTAATCTTACTTAACAGGAAACCGGCAATGACCGGCGACCTGATTTTTTTCAGCAGTGAGCCGATTTCACTCTGATAATTACTGGCCGTTTTCAGAATATAGGCTTCGAGCTGGCTGTAACTTTTCATATGCAGCAGGCCAAGAATCACATGCAGCTTGTTCATAAATTCGTGTGACTGCTGGCGCAAAGAGTCCGCATAATCGGCCATTCCGCTGAGTCGCTGCGTCAGTTGAGTCACTTCTGTTTTATCCCTGAAGCTGCAAATGGCACCGATGACCCTGCCTTTACTGATCACCGGCCTGGTATTACAAAGCAGAATGCGGCCGTTGAAGTGGATCTCTTCATCCCGCTGGGGCGTTCCGCTGAGCAGGACTGCACGAAGGCTGGCAAGTAAAGGGCCGGAGGTTTCAATGGCCTGGATAATTTCCTTTTCCAGCGCCTGCGGCATACCCGTCTCACGGAACAGCTTACGGGCAGCGTGATTGATCAGGGTGACCCGCGCTTCATTATCCACTGCCACCACGCCCTCCTTGATGGCATAGAGCATGGCCTGGCGCTGCTCGAACAGCATCGAGACTTCATAAGGTTCCAGCCCGGACAGGATCCGACGGGAGGCTTTAACCAGGCACCAGGTGCCGATGGCCCCGGCAAGCAGGCCGAACAGCGCAGTCCAGAGCACATTCCAGCGGCTACGGGCAATTTCATCGTCAATATCACTGACTTCGATCCCGACCACCACCACGCCAATTTGCCGTTTTTGCGCATCATAAACCGGCGTAAACGCGCGTAACGCGGTCGCCAGCTTGCCTTTATTAACCGAAACGTTCTCCTGGTTTTTCAGGGCAGGCTGCAGGTCTTCACCAATGAAATGCTCGCCGATAAACTCTTTTTTGGGGTGCGAAAAACGGATCCCCTGCATATTGGTCACCACCACATACAGCAGGTCATTGCTTTGCACGACGGCGCTGGCAACCGGCTGAATAATATTGCTCGCTGGCGGCAACAGCAGACCACGCTGGATATCCGGTGAATCCGCCAGCGTGCGCGCCACGGCGACCGCTTTATCCTTTACGCTTTCACGGGTGGCATCGCTGATTTGGTAGAAATAGACCAGATGAACCACCAGCAGCACCGTCAGAATCACCGCACTGACCATCAGGCTCACCGACAGGCTGAGCTTCATCGGGCGTTTACGGCCCTTAAGATGTTCGAAGTAATAATTATCCATATAGTTACCTGAAGGAGAGGGGAAAAGCAGAGCTGCCATAGTAGGTTTTTCGGGCGGGGAGTGCCAGCGCAGAGCGGGGGAGTCTGAACAGCGCGCTGGATGCTCCCCGCCGGGAAGGTGGACTTTAGCTTCGCATTTTTAACAGACGATCAAGGTTAGTCAGCGCAAAAAGGGCCGCCTCATTGACCACAGCTTCCGGGCTTCCCTTTATTAAGCGTTCGCTGGTGACCAGAAGATCCCCCGGCAGACACCAGGCAAACCAGATGGTCCCTGCTGGTGTACCATCTTCTCCGCCATCCGGACCCGCATAGCCACTTACCGCCAGGCTGACATTTTCTCCTGAACGTTCCAGGGCTCCCCGCGCCATCTCCCTGACGGCGGCTTCGCTGACCGCAGTATGAATCTG
This genomic window from Erwinia sp. E_sp_B01_1 contains:
- a CDS encoding FAD:protein FMN transferase, producing the protein MSDEERVYTYSAVLMGSPILLKLFEHNEALAGRVFRLIKQQEILLTVNRAHSEVMSVNHAAGDGPVVVSQPVFDLIAQALAVSLQPGSLFNFTIGPLVKRWKIGFQGNSIPPAAELQALRPLLNPQLVILDPRSRSVFLQKSGMEIDLGAIAKGYIADLVRDFLRQEGVQGALINLGGNVQTLGSPPDGTGWGIGLKKPFAAAEALIGVINVSDKSVVTSGIYERYFELEGRCYHHILDPDTGYPLENELLSVTVISEDSIDGDINTTLLYGMGVEKGLAYLSTRPEIEALFVTRDQQVICSSQRQFRFTLLDPQFRTR
- the dcuR gene encoding two-component system response regulator DcuR; this encodes MLNVLVVDDDAMVAELNRCYIGQIPGFACCGVAPTLKQARELILNNEVPIDLILLDIYMQQENGLDLLPEVRAAKRSIDVIVISSAADAQTIQQSLHYGVVDYLIKPFQFARFEEALTGWQRKKSLKDNHPFYEQADVDALLHGNPQDNADAHRLPKGLTPQTLRTLCLWIDAHHDSEFSTDDLAAAVAISRVSCRKYLIWLAQRKILSTNLHYGLTGRPVYHYRLQAEQSALLRKFCE
- a CDS encoding sensor histidine kinase; this translates as MDNYYFEHLKGRKRPMKLSLSVSLMVSAVILTVLLVVHLVYFYQISDATRESVKDKAVAVARTLADSPDIQRGLLLPPASNIIQPVASAVVQSNDLLYVVVTNMQGIRFSHPKKEFIGEHFIGEDLQPALKNQENVSVNKGKLATALRAFTPVYDAQKRQIGVVVVGIEVSDIDDEIARSRWNVLWTALFGLLAGAIGTWCLVKASRRILSGLEPYEVSMLFEQRQAMLYAIKEGVVAVDNEARVTLINHAARKLFRETGMPQALEKEIIQAIETSGPLLASLRAVLLSGTPQRDEEIHFNGRILLCNTRPVISKGRVIGAICSFRDKTEVTQLTQRLSGMADYADSLRQQSHEFMNKLHVILGLLHMKSYSQLEAYILKTASNYQSEIGSLLKKIRSPVIAGFLLSKISHASDQGHRLTLSEESFLPDGGSEQQVSVLITVLGNLIENALDALGQQPDGEVNVLLHYQNGWLSCEVSDDGPGIPPGQIEAIFEKGVSSKGEQRGVGLFLSKQQTLSLGGEIIVESEPGVYTQFLVQLPWDGGNISAC